In Candidatus Bathyarchaeota archaeon, one genomic interval encodes:
- a CDS encoding ArsR family transcriptional regulator: MNTSQIKRKILEILWIAGKPMRVQDIAEKTGLNISSSMMHLLWLGKAGYVSTPEKRYYAITKTGKEAIGLPKLTKEKALHILRELPKEEAFHFYTGTDQYVGVYANSLNDFCDKIQTVNMKSIEFHAPRRDLELWLDSLGDLELAKIMGIVRRASLSGENLRKKVYESVKSRCEELTGLSSEAH, translated from the coding sequence ATGAACACAAGTCAAATCAAAAGGAAAATTCTCGAAATACTGTGGATAGCTGGAAAACCGATGAGAGTCCAAGACATCGCAGAAAAAACAGGACTAAACATCTCTTCATCCATGATGCACCTGCTCTGGCTTGGAAAAGCCGGATACGTCTCCACTCCTGAAAAACGCTACTACGCCATAACAAAAACAGGTAAAGAAGCGATAGGCTTACCAAAACTCACCAAAGAAAAAGCCTTACACATTTTACGCGAACTACCCAAAGAGGAAGCCTTCCATTTCTACACCGGAACCGACCAATACGTGGGCGTCTACGCAAACAGCCTCAACGACTTTTGTGATAAAATTCAAACAGTCAACATGAAATCCATTGAATTCCATGCTCCTCGCAGAGACTTGGAACTTTGGCTTGACAGCTTGGGAGACTTGGAACTAGCCAAAATAATGGGTATAGTCCGAAGGGCTAGTTTGTCTGGAGAAAATCTTCGCAAAAAAGTTTACGAGTCTGTTAAATCTCGCTGTGAAGAACTAACGGGTTTATCCAGTGAA